The Candidatus Kapaibacterium sp. genome has a segment encoding these proteins:
- a CDS encoding extracellular solute-binding protein, translating into MVRLTATYSRVALWSLFGSALLLAACQRGARSDQELERLAAKTQNTSLWKQYDTPVGADSTVPAELGGPGFERIADSLGFRTYVPTPEELPFFGDPRAKTGGKIRIVVTRFPLNFRPYGQHSNYVENSIIASLVYETLLGLHPLTREFVPALASHWKILPDRKTFLYRIDPNARFSDGKPVTAEDVVATWRLVMDETILEPSLQLVFGKFEEPRALSKYLVEVRSKTLNWRNFLYFSAALPILPAHVIGNMTGKEFLERFQYEIPPGSGEYILLPEDVQKGRSYALTRRSDYWAKDYPTARYVGNFDRIEFEVVKDNPLLAYEMFKKGDSDFFIFGALTTEHWVKDTAYEALQKGWIQKRRVYTDGPVGTIGIAFNMRKPPFDDIRVRKAFAYLLNREALIRELLYDEYEPMDSYYANTVYENPNNPKVRYNPELAQQLLAEAGWKTRNAEGILVKDGKPFVVEMGIPKAIERFITPYQQELRKAGIDLQLKFQDPNTLWRNAMERNFSLFFVSWTGLQTPNPETSLRSELADKNDNNNIEGFKNLRVDQLCDMYDTAFSREAQIRIIREIDSITMASYKNVLMWYPRGIRIAYWNKFGMPEYVLPRFTQIGYVELAIISTWWYDPEKAQRLAEARRTGGTLAREPVEVRYWKEFDEQRLLAQVRPR; encoded by the coding sequence ATGGTTCGCCTGACGGCCACATACAGTAGGGTTGCACTCTGGAGCTTATTTGGTAGCGCCCTCCTTTTGGCAGCCTGCCAGCGTGGCGCCCGTTCAGACCAGGAGTTGGAACGACTGGCAGCGAAGACTCAGAACACCTCTCTCTGGAAGCAGTACGACACCCCTGTGGGTGCCGACTCTACTGTCCCTGCTGAACTGGGAGGTCCAGGGTTTGAACGGATTGCGGATTCCCTTGGGTTCCGAACGTACGTTCCAACCCCAGAGGAGCTGCCTTTCTTCGGCGACCCTAGGGCGAAGACTGGCGGGAAGATTCGCATCGTCGTGACCCGCTTCCCACTCAACTTCCGGCCGTATGGGCAGCACTCCAACTACGTGGAGAACTCTATCATCGCCTCACTGGTCTACGAAACCCTGCTGGGTCTCCACCCGCTCACGCGGGAATTCGTCCCCGCATTAGCCTCGCACTGGAAAATCCTGCCCGACCGCAAGACGTTCCTCTACCGGATTGACCCGAATGCCCGCTTCTCCGATGGCAAGCCCGTGACCGCTGAGGACGTTGTGGCTACGTGGCGCCTAGTAATGGACGAGACGATTCTAGAGCCCTCGCTCCAGCTCGTCTTCGGCAAGTTCGAGGAACCCCGAGCGCTCAGTAAGTACCTGGTAGAAGTGCGCAGCAAGACCCTGAATTGGCGCAACTTCCTCTACTTCTCTGCTGCGCTCCCAATTCTCCCTGCCCACGTCATTGGGAACATGACGGGCAAGGAGTTCTTAGAGCGCTTCCAGTACGAGATTCCGCCTGGTTCCGGAGAGTACATCCTGCTGCCGGAGGACGTCCAGAAGGGCAGATCCTATGCCTTGACGCGCCGCAGCGACTACTGGGCTAAGGACTACCCAACGGCTCGCTACGTTGGGAACTTCGACCGCATTGAGTTCGAGGTCGTCAAGGACAACCCGTTGCTGGCGTACGAGATGTTCAAGAAGGGAGACAGCGACTTCTTCATTTTCGGCGCTCTCACGACCGAGCATTGGGTCAAGGACACAGCCTACGAAGCGCTCCAGAAAGGCTGGATCCAGAAGCGGCGTGTCTACACCGACGGTCCCGTTGGTACCATAGGCATCGCCTTCAACATGCGCAAGCCCCCGTTCGATGACATTCGCGTGCGCAAAGCCTTTGCCTACCTGCTCAACCGAGAGGCCCTCATCCGGGAGTTGCTCTACGACGAGTACGAGCCTATGGACTCCTACTACGCCAACACGGTCTACGAAAACCCTAACAACCCCAAGGTGCGCTACAACCCAGAGCTGGCACAGCAGCTCTTGGCCGAAGCTGGCTGGAAGACTCGTAACGCCGAAGGGATTCTGGTCAAAGACGGGAAGCCCTTCGTTGTGGAGATGGGCATCCCCAAGGCGATCGAGCGTTTCATCACTCCCTACCAGCAGGAGCTCCGCAAGGCCGGCATAGACCTGCAGCTGAAGTTCCAAGACCCCAATACGCTCTGGCGCAACGCGATGGAGCGGAACTTCTCCCTCTTCTTCGTGAGCTGGACAGGACTCCAGACCCCGAATCCAGAGACCTCGCTACGCTCAGAGCTGGCCGACAAGAACGACAACAACAACATCGAAGGGTTCAAGAACCTCCGCGTAGACCAGCTTTGCGACATGTACGACACTGCTTTCTCACGCGAGGCACAAATCCGCATCATCCGCGAGATCGACAGCATCACGATGGCATCGTACAAGAACGTGCTCATGTGGTACCCTCGCGGCATCCGGATTGCGTACTGGAACAAGTTCGGAATGCCCGAGTATGTCCTACCACGCTTCACACAGATAGGCTACGTCGAGCTGGCCATCATCAGCACATGGTGGTACGACCCCGAGAAAGCACAGCGGTTAGCGGAAGCTCGCCGCACAGGTGGAACGCTCGCCCGCGAGCCTGTCGAGGTGCGGTACTGGAAGGAGTTTGACGAGCAGCGCCTCCTGGCGCAAGTTCGACCACGCTGA
- a CDS encoding ABC transporter permease subunit yields the protein MAVPLEQQEAQQSELAERSAQSLSIYQRRWRKFRSLKRGYYSLLILTGAYVLSFFLPLLVNNKALAVRYEGRWYFPAVESWLNSLPLIGGLFSSGFYSGESLGQRGNPGECNYRLLQRQYEREGGRNLVILPPYPYSPIEDVTVEGNMAFLAPLEQDPTGSVRLLGTDDRGRDVFARMAYGFQISLSFALLLALLEYLIGVPIGAALGFFGGRFDILAQRLIEIWATVPFLFLVIIVASIVRPNFILLLLLLALFTWIGITVLIRAEFYREKAKDYVAAAIAIGVPRWKVMFKHILPNSLVPIITYFPFSVVAGIGALVSLDFLGFGLPPPTPSWGEMMSVGLQHLATGKWWLMLSPMTALFLTLTLIVFIGESVREAFDPRTFSRLR from the coding sequence ATGGCAGTCCCTCTGGAACAGCAAGAAGCCCAGCAATCAGAGCTCGCCGAACGGTCTGCCCAGTCTTTGAGCATCTACCAGCGTCGCTGGCGGAAGTTCCGGAGCCTGAAGCGGGGCTACTACTCCTTGCTGATCCTGACGGGAGCCTATGTCCTCTCGTTCTTCCTGCCGCTGCTCGTCAACAACAAAGCCTTGGCTGTCCGCTATGAGGGACGCTGGTACTTCCCAGCGGTCGAGTCGTGGCTGAACTCGCTCCCCCTCATCGGAGGGCTCTTCAGTTCTGGGTTCTACAGTGGCGAATCCCTTGGGCAACGCGGGAACCCTGGAGAGTGCAACTACCGACTCCTCCAGCGCCAGTACGAACGGGAAGGGGGCCGCAACCTCGTCATCCTGCCACCCTACCCCTACAGCCCGATCGAGGACGTGACCGTAGAGGGGAACATGGCCTTCCTGGCGCCGTTGGAGCAGGATCCGACGGGCTCCGTGCGCCTTCTGGGGACTGATGACCGAGGACGTGACGTCTTTGCACGGATGGCGTACGGGTTCCAAATCTCCCTCTCGTTCGCGCTCCTGCTGGCACTGCTGGAGTACCTCATCGGCGTGCCGATTGGAGCCGCCTTGGGCTTCTTCGGTGGCCGGTTCGACATCCTGGCCCAGCGACTCATAGAGATTTGGGCAACAGTGCCGTTCCTCTTCCTGGTCATCATCGTCGCCTCCATCGTGCGCCCGAACTTCATCCTCCTCTTGCTGCTGCTGGCACTCTTCACATGGATCGGGATCACCGTGCTCATCCGCGCAGAGTTCTACCGTGAGAAGGCCAAGGACTACGTTGCCGCAGCTATTGCTATTGGTGTCCCACGCTGGAAGGTCATGTTCAAACACATCCTCCCAAACTCGCTCGTGCCCATCATCACGTACTTCCCCTTCTCCGTCGTTGCCGGTATCGGCGCTCTGGTCAGCCTGGACTTCTTAGGGTTTGGGCTACCGCCGCCGACGCCGAGCTGGGGAGAGATGATGAGCGTTGGACTCCAACACTTGGCGACGGGCAAGTGGTGGCTGATGCTCTCGCCCATGACAGCACTCTTCCTGACGCTGACGCTCATCGTCTTCATCGGCGAATCCGTCCGCGAGGCCTTTGACCCGAGGACCTTCTCACGCTTGCGGTGA
- a CDS encoding ABC transporter permease subunit: protein MWEYFLRRLLLTIPTFLGATLVVFVIIQLAPGGPLEQQIMALRMAMGGEAAAGGVAGQTGAMIPESALQELRRYYGFDKPILIRYLTWLGLWPRELESYIATPGRIRNIGGGQQVLVEKTPEGYRLIDPSTGNPLTGWHVEPQPSERGEERVRIYRTGFSGILTGDFGKSYTYNEPVLQLILQRLPVSLQFGLIGFILSYSICIYLGIQKALSHGTPFDLVSSTLVFIGYSIPGWALGAFLLMLFGTQSFVELFPLGGFQSEYYEQLSLLEKILDRAWHFVLPTIAYTVGSFASLTVLMKNSLLENLSQDYIRTAFAKGLSEKRVIWLHALRNSIIPITANIGYIIGLFLAGSYLIELVFNIDGVGKLSIEAVFARDYPIVFGFTVLAVLVRLFGAILSDLALALVDPRIRFK from the coding sequence ATGTGGGAGTACTTCCTTCGCCGCTTACTGCTGACGATCCCTACCTTCCTAGGAGCCACACTCGTTGTGTTTGTCATCATCCAGCTAGCACCTGGAGGCCCCTTAGAACAGCAGATTATGGCGCTCCGTATGGCCATGGGTGGGGAAGCCGCCGCTGGGGGCGTTGCAGGGCAGACTGGCGCAATGATCCCCGAGAGCGCACTCCAAGAGCTCCGACGGTACTACGGCTTCGATAAGCCGATCCTCATCCGTTACCTGACTTGGCTGGGGCTCTGGCCGCGGGAGCTGGAGAGCTACATCGCCACCCCAGGGCGAATCCGCAACATCGGCGGTGGTCAGCAGGTGCTGGTGGAGAAGACTCCCGAAGGCTACCGCCTCATTGACCCGTCAACAGGCAACCCGCTGACGGGCTGGCATGTTGAACCGCAGCCGAGCGAACGTGGCGAGGAGCGTGTCCGCATCTACCGCACGGGATTCAGCGGTATCCTCACAGGAGACTTCGGCAAGTCGTACACCTACAACGAACCCGTGCTGCAGCTCATCCTCCAGCGCCTACCCGTCTCGTTGCAGTTCGGGCTCATTGGCTTCATCCTGAGCTACTCCATCTGCATCTACCTCGGCATCCAGAAGGCCCTGTCGCACGGTACGCCGTTTGATTTGGTCTCCAGCACCCTGGTCTTCATCGGCTACTCCATTCCTGGATGGGCGCTTGGGGCCTTCCTGCTGATGCTCTTCGGCACCCAGTCCTTCGTAGAGCTCTTCCCTTTGGGCGGCTTCCAATCGGAGTACTACGAGCAGCTATCGCTGCTGGAGAAAATCTTGGACCGTGCATGGCATTTCGTCCTGCCAACAATCGCCTACACCGTCGGCAGCTTCGCTTCGTTGACCGTGCTCATGAAGAACTCGCTCCTGGAAAACCTGAGCCAAGACTACATCCGGACCGCGTTCGCCAAGGGGCTCTCAGAGAAGCGCGTCATCTGGCTCCACGCCCTCCGCAATTCCATCATCCCGATTACTGCCAACATCGGCTACATCATCGGGCTGTTCCTGGCAGGCTCGTACCTCATCGAGCTCGTCTTCAACATTGACGGCGTTGGGAAGCTCTCCATAGAGGCTGTCTTCGCCCGCGACTACCCAATCGTCTTCGGGTTTACCGTTCTGGCCGTGCTCGTACGGCTCTTTGGGGCCATCCTCTCCGACTTAGCGCTGGCACTAGTTGACCCACGCATCCGCTTCAAGTAA
- a CDS encoding ABC transporter ATP-binding protein gives MAEKSPLLRIRNLRTYFRIEEQWAKAVDGVSLDIFPGEVLGLVGESGSGKSVTALSILRLIPDPPGRIVDGEIWLNGTNLLALPLEEMYRIRGGRIAMIFQEPMTSLNPVFTIGMQVTETILAHERVSEAEARARAIELLRRVGIPDAEKRLNDYPHQFSGGMRQRVMIAMALACNPELLIADEPTTALDVTIQAQILELMLELQAQRGNGAILFITHDLAVVAQICQRVAVMYGGKIQEMAPTEELFLNPLHPYTRGLLECIPRPTAPGQKRRRLYAIPGNVPSILQLPQGCKFCTRCPVKLDICDTVEPPLVEVAPNHFVRCHLVSPMEGGLRYE, from the coding sequence ATGGCGGAGAAGTCACCGCTGCTACGGATTCGCAACCTGCGTACCTACTTCCGGATTGAGGAGCAGTGGGCAAAGGCGGTGGATGGCGTCTCGCTGGACATCTTCCCTGGCGAAGTCCTCGGACTCGTGGGGGAATCGGGCTCGGGAAAGTCTGTGACAGCGCTCTCCATCCTCCGGCTCATCCCGGACCCGCCTGGGCGCATTGTGGACGGAGAAATCTGGCTCAACGGCACCAACCTGCTGGCCCTACCGCTGGAGGAGATGTACCGAATCCGCGGCGGCAGGATTGCGATGATCTTCCAAGAGCCCATGACCTCGCTTAACCCTGTCTTCACCATTGGCATGCAGGTCACGGAGACCATCCTGGCGCACGAGCGTGTGAGCGAAGCCGAGGCGCGGGCCCGCGCGATAGAGCTCCTCCGCCGCGTTGGAATCCCTGATGCCGAGAAGCGGCTCAATGACTACCCCCACCAGTTCTCTGGTGGGATGCGGCAACGCGTCATGATCGCCATGGCGCTGGCCTGCAACCCAGAGCTGCTGATTGCCGATGAACCGACCACGGCGCTGGACGTGACAATCCAGGCGCAGATCCTGGAGCTCATGCTCGAGCTCCAAGCACAGCGCGGCAACGGGGCCATCCTCTTCATCACGCACGACCTGGCCGTGGTGGCGCAGATCTGCCAGCGCGTCGCCGTCATGTATGGGGGCAAAATCCAAGAGATGGCGCCCACCGAGGAACTCTTCCTCAACCCGCTCCATCCCTACACGCGCGGACTCCTCGAGTGCATTCCCCGCCCGACAGCTCCAGGGCAGAAACGTCGCCGGCTCTACGCTATCCCTGGCAACGTGCCGAGCATCCTGCAGCTCCCACAGGGCTGCAAGTTCTGCACTCGCTGTCCCGTCAAGCTGGACATCTGCGACACGGTGGAGCCGCCTCTGGTAGAGGTTGCCCCCAACCACTTCGTGCGCTGCCATCTGGTCTCACCGATGGAGGGAGGGCTCCGGTATGAGTGA
- a CDS encoding ATP-binding cassette domain-containing protein gives MSELLLRVDDLRVHFPVYGGVLQRIVGWLPAVDGVSFSIHRGETLGLVGESGSGKTTVGRAIVGIIPFSSPDARISGHAWLHPSGELEPVDLLQLFSRHRRNGYPQRLRLRYRRHVQMVFQDPFSSLNPRLSVGQIVAEPLEVHFPELSRAEIQEKVVWLLEKVGLQPEDRMRYPHEFSGGQRQRIGLARALATRPDLVICDEPVSALDVSIQAQVINLMEDLQEEFGMAYLFIAHDLSVVHHISDRIAVMYLGHIVEIGSADTIYFSPRHPYTKALISAVPIADPRQKRERIVLRGEIPSLLRKPPGCPFHPRCPIAQLECTQQMPALEEKEPGHWVACPYA, from the coding sequence ATGAGTGAGCTCCTGCTGCGGGTAGACGACCTGCGGGTCCACTTCCCCGTCTACGGTGGCGTGCTCCAGCGCATCGTCGGCTGGCTTCCCGCCGTCGATGGAGTGAGCTTCTCCATCCACCGTGGTGAGACGTTGGGGCTCGTTGGAGAGTCCGGCTCGGGGAAGACCACCGTCGGGCGGGCTATCGTGGGGATTATTCCCTTCTCCTCCCCTGATGCCCGCATCAGCGGCCATGCGTGGCTCCACCCATCGGGAGAACTAGAGCCGGTAGACCTCCTCCAGCTCTTCTCCCGTCACCGCCGCAACGGCTACCCACAGCGGCTTCGGCTCCGCTACCGACGCCACGTCCAGATGGTGTTCCAGGACCCCTTCTCCTCGCTCAATCCTCGGCTGTCGGTTGGGCAGATTGTGGCCGAGCCTTTGGAGGTTCACTTCCCCGAGCTGTCGCGGGCCGAAATCCAGGAGAAAGTTGTCTGGCTGCTGGAGAAGGTAGGGCTGCAGCCCGAAGACCGCATGCGGTACCCCCACGAATTCTCCGGCGGCCAGCGCCAGCGCATTGGCCTGGCCCGAGCCCTCGCCACGCGTCCGGACCTGGTCATCTGCGATGAGCCGGTCTCCGCACTGGACGTCTCCATCCAGGCGCAGGTCATCAACCTCATGGAGGACCTGCAGGAGGAGTTTGGGATGGCCTACCTCTTCATCGCGCACGACCTCTCGGTGGTGCACCACATCAGCGACCGCATCGCCGTCATGTACCTGGGGCACATCGTGGAGATCGGCTCCGCCGACACGATCTACTTCAGCCCTCGGCATCCGTACACGAAAGCGCTCATCTCCGCTGTCCCCATTGCTGACCCACGACAGAAGCGGGAGCGCATCGTCCTCCGAGGCGAAATCCCCTCGCTGCTCCGCAAGCCACCCGGCTGTCCCTTCCACCCCCGCTGCCCAATTGCCCAGCTAGAGTGCACGCAGCAGATGCCTGCGCTAGAGGAGAAGGAGCCCGGCCACTGGGTGGCGTGCCCGTACGCTTAG